The Streptomyces sp. NL15-2K genome contains a region encoding:
- a CDS encoding YhjD/YihY/BrkB family envelope integrity protein yields the protein MARKPGSAPAPRRRTAVERALASLRSGPVARLLPRLSALNVVEGSVRLAAQAFITALPLLMTVAAFAPRGVQDLLTDSLRAVLGVRGNTLDEVRRAFTATGTPRDAAGAVGVVVTLVSATAFSRALQAVCERCWHLPRTPVRAAVWRWLLWLLVWLGVLLVQAPLRGGFGGGAVIGGVLSVLSATLLWWWSQHLLLGGRIGWRDLLPGALLAGTGTVVLSWAAGLFVPTVMERSLREFGPLGPVFTFLSWLIAVFLVAVSGLALGQYVASSDWYRTAAVPRRTRAGP from the coding sequence ATGGCGAGGAAACCCGGCTCCGCCCCGGCGCCCCGCAGGCGCACGGCGGTGGAGCGGGCCCTGGCGAGCCTGCGGTCCGGTCCGGTGGCCAGGCTGCTCCCCCGCCTGTCGGCGCTCAACGTCGTGGAGGGCTCCGTGCGGCTGGCCGCGCAAGCCTTCATCACCGCGCTCCCGCTGCTGATGACCGTCGCGGCGTTCGCCCCCCGAGGGGTGCAGGACCTGCTGACCGACTCCCTCCGTGCGGTTCTGGGGGTGCGCGGCAACACGCTCGACGAGGTACGCCGTGCCTTCACCGCCACCGGCACACCACGGGACGCCGCCGGAGCTGTGGGCGTGGTGGTGACTCTCGTGTCCGCCACGGCCTTCAGCCGGGCGCTTCAGGCGGTCTGCGAGCGGTGCTGGCACCTGCCCCGGACACCGGTGCGGGCCGCCGTCTGGCGCTGGCTGCTCTGGCTGCTCGTCTGGCTGGGCGTCCTCCTGGTCCAGGCACCGCTGCGCGGCGGGTTCGGCGGCGGCGCGGTGATCGGAGGAGTGCTGTCCGTGCTGTCGGCGACGCTGCTGTGGTGGTGGTCCCAGCACCTCCTGCTGGGCGGCAGGATCGGCTGGCGGGACCTGCTGCCGGGAGCGCTGCTCGCGGGTACGGGCACGGTCGTGCTGAGCTGGGCCGCCGGGCTGTTCGTGCCCACGGTCATGGAGCGCAGCCTGCGGGAGTTCGGCCCGCTGGGGCCCGTCTTCACGTTCCTCTCCTGGTTGATCGCCGTGTTCCTGGTGGCCGTCTCGGGCCTCGCCCTCGGCCAGTACGTCGCCTCCTCCGACTGGTACCGGACAGCCGCCGTCCCCCGCCGTACGCGGGCCGGACCCTGA
- a CDS encoding SHOCT domain-containing protein, which produces MSAQTYLAYDYPLLSVFWSMLLFFLWILWFVLLFRIVVDIFRDDEMSGWAKAGWLAFTVLLPFLGVFVYVVARGKNMGRREVAQARAQQEAFDAHIREAAGGTGRPSSIDELAKLSEIRARGDITDEEFRRAKELVLTGHGPAEHTGSTARTPRR; this is translated from the coding sequence ATGAGCGCGCAGACGTACCTGGCGTACGACTACCCCCTGCTGAGCGTCTTCTGGAGCATGCTCCTGTTCTTCCTGTGGATCTTGTGGTTCGTCCTGCTCTTCCGCATCGTCGTCGACATCTTCCGTGACGACGAGATGAGCGGGTGGGCGAAAGCCGGCTGGCTGGCGTTCACCGTCCTGCTGCCCTTCCTGGGCGTCTTCGTCTACGTGGTCGCCCGCGGCAAGAACATGGGCCGTCGGGAGGTAGCGCAGGCCCGAGCACAGCAGGAAGCCTTCGACGCCCACATCAGGGAGGCCGCAGGCGGCACGGGCCGGCCCAGCAGCATCGACGAACTCGCCAAGCTGTCCGAGATCCGCGCCCGCGGCGACATCACGGACGAGGAGTTCCGCAGGGCCAAGGAACTGGTCCTGACCGGCCACGGCCCGGCGGAGCACACCGGCTCCACCGCCCGCACCCCCCGTCGCTGA